Within the Hypericibacter adhaerens genome, the region CGCGGAAGCGTCCCGGGCATGAATTGCAAAAGACGAGATGTGTTCCTGTGAAAGGCAGAGAGCCCCGGAACGCCATCCGGGGCACAAGGGCAGCCAGGAAACAGGCCGCATCGCCGCCATCCCGGCGGCCCCAGGCCGAGAAGACAGGAGCCCCTCATGTCGCTTGGACAATTCATCGTCGCCACCGCCGTGGCACTGCCGTCCGCCGTCAAGATTCCTTCCGCGGCCCTGCTGGCGAAGAGCGTCGGGCTGAGCGCCCTCGCCGTCGGAATCCTCAAGTTCATCCGCGGCCGGCGGGACCTCCGCCTCCTCACCCAGATGGACGCGCACCAGCTTCACGATATCGGCCTGACCGAAGCCGACATCGGCTATGCGCGATCCTTGCCCTTCGCCCAGGACCCGACGGCGTGCCTGGCCCGCCGGGTCACGGAGCGCGGGGAGCGTCCTTCCCGTCCCGCCCGGCACGGCTAGGCGGCCGGCGAGCCACCGGGCCCCCGACAGGCCCGGCGGCTCGCTCGCTTGCCGCGCTTTCCACCCGCCGTTATCCTTTCTGCAACCCAGAGAGGAGCCAGCCCATTCCGAGCGAAAGCCGGGAGATCGCGGCCGGTCTCGCCGGCGAGGTGCGGCGGGCGGTGTCCGGCGCGCGGCTGGAGATCGACCATCACCACCCGGAGATCGAGTGCGATCTCATCATCCGCGGCACCGGCAGCCTCACGCTCGACGACCGCACCTACGCGCTGAAGCCGGGAACGCTGATCTGGCTTCTGCCGGGACAACGCCATCGGCTGGTGCGATCGCCTCACCTCGAAATGTGGGTGCTCCTCCTTCGGCCGCATCTGGTGGAGGCGAGCCAGCTCGCCGAGCTGGCGGAGCAGCCGCTCCGGCAATTGCCGGGCGAGGAGTTCGTCGATCTCGATCGGCTTTTGAGCCAGGTCTCGCAGGATTCCGACCAGCCTTCCGTCTACAATGCCGGCCTTGCCTATCTCGCGATGCGGGCATGGCGGGCCAGCCGCAACAGCCCGCCGGCGCGCTTGCGCCCGATGCATGCGGCGGTGACGCGGGCGCTGCTGCTGTTGCGCGAGAGCGGCGCGTCGATGTCGCTCTCCGAGCTCTCGCAGGCCGCCGGCGTGGCGGCGCCCTATCTGAGCCGCCTGCTGGTGGAGCATAGCGGCCGCAGCTTCCTCGAATGGCGGAACCGGATCCGGCTCGATCGGTTCATGCAGGCCTATCGGCCGGGTGCCAATCTCCTGAACGTCGCCCTCGAGGCCGGCTTCGGCAGCTATGCCCGATTCCACGATGTCTTCAGCGAGCTGGTCGGCTGCGCGCCCAGCGACTGGGTGCGGCGGGCGGAGCAGAAGGGGGCGGCGGCCGAGGAAGAGGGGGGTGCGGCGCTGCCGGCGGATTTCGGCATGCCGGCGGCCGGGACCCTCAGCGCGAGGCAGGGCTGGACCCATCTGGTGCCCCTGATCGGCCCCCTCATCGGCGAGCGGCTGGGCCCCGGATTTCTCGACCGGTTGCTCGCCGATGGGCGGGGCGACGCGCGGGCGCTCAATCTGGAGCGGCTCGATGCCAGCCTGCCCGCGGCCGAGCGGAAGAGGCTGATCGCCTCCTTGCGGGCCGGCGAGCCGGCGGGAGCGGAGGACCTCGCCGGCCTGCTCGAGGCCCACGACTTTCCCGGAACCTATGCCGGGATTCTCAAGGCGTTCGAGCTTTCGCCTACGCGCTTCGCCGATGCGATCACGGCTCTTGCTCTCGCCATCTGGGTGGCGGCCAACCGCGGCAGCGATCCGGGGCTCGGCCATGTCGAGGCCGTCGGGCGGCAGACCTGGAAGGCGCTGGGCGGCGTCATGCCGCGCCTCGATGCGCGCGCCGCGCAAGAGCTTCACAGCGCCCTGATCTGCCAGTTCGTCGTCACCTATCGCGCCCTGCAAGCCGCCCGGGCGAGCGGCGATCCGCGCGCGCAGGAAGAGGTGAGTGCCGCCGCGCGGCGATTGGGCCAGGCGGCGCTCGGCGGCGATGTCACCAGGGTCGTTCTGACCGACAGGGGATTCCTGCGGCGCGGCAAGGAGCCGGCGGCGGGTGACGGAGACCGGCCGTCGGCGATGCGGGAACCTTCGGAGAGCCCGCCGGGTTCTCTCGAGGGGCGGCGCGCCGATCGGCAGGGCGAAACCCGACGCGGAAAGGAGAGGCGATGATCCGCAAGCTCAAATCCGGCGAATACCGGCTCTATTCCCGGAAGAAGAATCCGGCGACCGGCAAGCGCCGGAATCTCGGCACCTTCAAGACGCGCGCCGCGGCCGAGAAGCACGAGCGCGCCGTGCAGTATTTCAAGCGCGCGGGCCGTTGACGGCGCGGGCGGGCGTCGCGGATCGAATCGGTTTTCGTCGTCGGCATCGCGCCCGCGGATCGTGGCGCCCGGCGCTGCGCGGCGCGGATGGACCGGCCGTGGCTCCGTACCGTCGTCAAGATTTCACAGTTGCACCGGCGCGTTTGACGCCGGCCCGCATCCTGTCGATCGGAGATCGCGCCGGGCTGGCCGATGCTGCGCTGCGCCATGGCGAGAATCGCAGCCATGGTCGTGATTTAGAAAACGATCCACAGCTCCGCACGTCGTGTCCGCGCGACGATGAGGAGCGGCGCGCGATCCCGCGCTCCATGCCGGGTGCATATACCGAATATAGAAAAATTGTATTACGAGGCTGGACCGGTCTTGGCCGATAGTCCCCGCCCGAAGAGTCCAGCAGGGGCTCGTGCCGCAGCAGAGAAATGCGGCCTCATGGGAGGGGAAATTGACACGCCCGTTCGCAATCCTATTGCGGTCCGCGATGGTCGCGGCCGCCGTCGCCTTCGCCAGCCCCGCCTTCGCCGCGGGCCTCGACGAGCTGCCGCAGAGCATCCGCGACGAGCTCTATAACCCGCAGATGATCGACCCGGCGCAGCCGATCGGCGAGAGCGCCTATCGCGACTGGAAGCCGAAGAATCCGCCACCCTGGAAGATCGGCTATGCCAGCTCCTATGCCGGCAACACCTGGCGCGCGGCGGTGATGAAGCGCCTGCAGGAGGAGCTGATCCCGAAATGGAAGCAGCTCGGGCTGATCTCGGACGTCATCATCACGCAGTCGAACCTCAACGATTCGGTCCAGATCCAGCAGATGCGCCAGCTGGTGGACCAGGGCGTGGACGCGATCATCGTCTGCTGCTCGAACCCGACCGCGCTGAACCAGACCGTCCAGTACGCTTATGAGCGCGGCATTCCCGTCATTTCGGCCACGGGCTACCTGACCTCGCCCTATTCGATCAACTCTTCGGCCAACTTCGTCGTCGGCGGCTACATGCTGGGCGAATGGATGGCCAAGGAGCTCGGCGGCAAGGGCAACGTGCTCAATGTCGAGGGCATCCCGGGCGCTTCGGCCTCGGACTCGCAGAATCTCGGCATCCTCAAGGCGCTCGAGAAGTATCCGGACATCACGGTGGCCGGCACGGTCGCGGGCATGTGGACCGACCAGGTCGCCCAGTCCGAGATCCAGCGCTGGCTCGCCACCAATCCCGGCCAGCTCGACGGCATCATCATCCAGTCGGCCTCCGAGCTCGGCGCGGTGCGCGCGCTGAAGCAGAGCGGCCGGACCATGGCGCCGATCACGATCGGCGGCGAGATCGGCGCGCTCTGCTACTGGCGCAAGAACAAGGATTACATCAGCTCCTCGATCCAGGCCTGGCCGCCGGCGGACGATTTCGAGATGGCCTGGAACATCATGATGCGTACGCTCGAGGGCCAGGGCCCCAAGGTCCAGTCGATCCTGACGCGGCCGCTGACCTTGAGCTATGACGAGCTGTCCAAGGTCGTGCCTGAGAACTGCGACGAGGAGTCGGGCGACTGGTACAGCGTCGGCATCGAGAAATGGGCCGGGAAGGAATATCTCGACCAGTTCTTCCTGCGGCCCGCCGATCCCGCAGCCTACAAGCCTTAGTCGTCTGGCCTGGATCGACGCCGCCCCGTCCCTTGGGACCGGGCGGCGTCTTCCGCATGGCGGGGTTCCGACTCTTTCCGACCTCGCCGAACGGGAAACCCTGACGCGCCATGGTCTACCCTACGGTTGAAATCTCCTCGGTCAGGAAGACCTTCGGGCCCACGGTGGCGCTGGGGGGATGCAACCTGAGGGCCTATGCCGGCGAGGTCCATGCCATCGTCGGCGGCAACGGGTCGGGCAAGAGCACGCTGGCGAAGGTCATCTCGGGCGTCCTCATCCCCGACAGCGGCCAGGTGTCGATCCTCGGCAAGTCGGCGACCTCGCCCTACGAGGCCCGGGCGCTCGGGATCTCCAACGTGTTCCAGGAGGTGCTCGTCGCCGACGAATGCTCGGTGCTCGACAATCTCTATCTCGGCGCCGACACGCCGTTCGGCTCCGCGCTCAGCCAGGAGGAGAAGCAGCGCCGGGGTTCCGCCCTGATGCGGGAGCTCCTGGATTTCGATCTCGATCTCTCGACGCTGGTGGGCGAGCTGCCGCTCAGCATCAAGCAATGGATCACCATCGCCCGCGCGCTGCTGGCCGATCCCAAGGTCCTCATCCTCGACGAATCCTCCGCGGCACTCGATTTCGATTCGACCGAGCGGCTGTTCCAGAAGATGCGCCAGCTCAAGAAGGCCGGCGTCAGCATCCTGATCGTGACCCACCGGATCGCTGAGCTGGTGCGTATCGCCGACCGCGCCACGGTGCTCCGGGATGGCATCGATGTCGGCAGCCTCGGCAAGGAGGAGATCACCGAGCAGCGCATCCTGGAGCTCATCGCCGGGACGGAGCGCAGCCGGACGCAGCAGGGCCAGTCCGTGGCCCAGCGCCTCGCGCCCAATCCGGTGCTGCGGATGACGGAAGGCCGCGTCTGGTCGGCCGCGGCGCCGATCGATTTCACGCTCTATCCGGGCGAGGTGATCGGCGTGACGGGGCTCGACGGCCAGGGCCAGGCGGATTTCGTGCGCTGCCTCGCCGGCATCCAGCCGCTGGTCTCGGGCCGCATCGCCGTCATCCGCGATAAGACCGCCAACGACATCACCGACCTCCATTCTGCACGCGAGAACAGCATCAGCTATGTCAGCGGCGACCGGAAGAAGGAGGGCATCCTCCCGAACCTGAGCATCTTCGAGAACCTGCTCATGCCGGTCTATCGCGAATACCGGCTGGCGGGCATCCTCAACCTGATCAACAGGACCAAGCTCTCGCCCGTCTTCGAGTGGGAGTCCGGCAAGCTCGCGGTCAAGATGGGCGACCGCGACAATCTCATCACCTCGCTTTCCGGCGGCAACCAGCAGAAGGTGCTGATCGCGCGCGCCTTCGCCGAGAAACCCGCCGTGCTCGTGCTCAACGACCCGGCGCGCGGCATCGATATCGGCGCCAAGCTCGACCTCTATCGCAACCTGCGCGACTTCGCCTCGCGCGGCAATGCGGTGGTGTTCCTGTCGAGCGAGATCGAGGAGTTCCTCAATCTCTGCTCCCGCGTCGAAGTGTTCCGAAACGGCAGCATCTCCTCGCAGTTCGAGCCGCCCTATGACAGCCATGCGATCCTGAACGCCATGTTCGGGCGCCGGGCGAGCGCGCGACTGCCGGGCGAGGCGGGCGGGGACGGGGAGGAGGGCGCCGCCCTCGCGCCCATGGCCGCCGCTACCGTTCGCCTCCCGTTCGAGCAGGGTCGCCCCATGCCGCGGCCCGTGCCGCTGTCCCCGCGCCAGGATCCGCCGCGCGAGGCGGCCGTCATGGCCTTCAAGCTGCAGGCGCCCGATATCGCACCCGGCCAGATCATTCCGGGGCGCTTCGCCGAGGAGAACAAGCGCTCGCCGCGCCTGGTCTGGTCGGGCGTGCCGGAAGGGACGCGCAGCTTCGCGCTCGCCATCACCGATCCCGACCTGCCCGAGGCGTTCAAGTTCCCGCGCGCCTTCGCCCATTGGCTGGTCCATGACATCCCGGCGGGCGTTCGCGAGCTGCCCGAAGGTG harbors:
- a CDS encoding DUF1127 domain-containing protein; this translates as MSLGQFIVATAVALPSAVKIPSAALLAKSVGLSALAVGILKFIRGRRDLRLLTQMDAHQLHDIGLTEADIGYARSLPFAQDPTACLARRVTERGERPSRPARHG
- a CDS encoding AraC family transcriptional regulator, whose product is MSGARLEIDHHHPEIECDLIIRGTGSLTLDDRTYALKPGTLIWLLPGQRHRLVRSPHLEMWVLLLRPHLVEASQLAELAEQPLRQLPGEEFVDLDRLLSQVSQDSDQPSVYNAGLAYLAMRAWRASRNSPPARLRPMHAAVTRALLLLRESGASMSLSELSQAAGVAAPYLSRLLVEHSGRSFLEWRNRIRLDRFMQAYRPGANLLNVALEAGFGSYARFHDVFSELVGCAPSDWVRRAEQKGAAAEEEGGAALPADFGMPAAGTLSARQGWTHLVPLIGPLIGERLGPGFLDRLLADGRGDARALNLERLDASLPAAERKRLIASLRAGEPAGAEDLAGLLEAHDFPGTYAGILKAFELSPTRFADAITALALAIWVAANRGSDPGLGHVEAVGRQTWKALGGVMPRLDARAAQELHSALICQFVVTYRALQAARASGDPRAQEEVSAAARRLGQAALGGDVTRVVLTDRGFLRRGKEPAAGDGDRPSAMREPSESPPGSLEGRRADRQGETRRGKERR
- a CDS encoding ABC transporter substrate-binding protein, with translation MVAAAVAFASPAFAAGLDELPQSIRDELYNPQMIDPAQPIGESAYRDWKPKNPPPWKIGYASSYAGNTWRAAVMKRLQEELIPKWKQLGLISDVIITQSNLNDSVQIQQMRQLVDQGVDAIIVCCSNPTALNQTVQYAYERGIPVISATGYLTSPYSINSSANFVVGGYMLGEWMAKELGGKGNVLNVEGIPGASASDSQNLGILKALEKYPDITVAGTVAGMWTDQVAQSEIQRWLATNPGQLDGIIIQSASELGAVRALKQSGRTMAPITIGGEIGALCYWRKNKDYISSSIQAWPPADDFEMAWNIMMRTLEGQGPKVQSILTRPLTLSYDELSKVVPENCDEESGDWYSVGIEKWAGKEYLDQFFLRPADPAAYKP
- a CDS encoding YbhB/YbcL family Raf kinase inhibitor-like protein encodes the protein MVYPTVEISSVRKTFGPTVALGGCNLRAYAGEVHAIVGGNGSGKSTLAKVISGVLIPDSGQVSILGKSATSPYEARALGISNVFQEVLVADECSVLDNLYLGADTPFGSALSQEEKQRRGSALMRELLDFDLDLSTLVGELPLSIKQWITIARALLADPKVLILDESSAALDFDSTERLFQKMRQLKKAGVSILIVTHRIAELVRIADRATVLRDGIDVGSLGKEEITEQRILELIAGTERSRTQQGQSVAQRLAPNPVLRMTEGRVWSAAAPIDFTLYPGEVIGVTGLDGQGQADFVRCLAGIQPLVSGRIAVIRDKTANDITDLHSARENSISYVSGDRKKEGILPNLSIFENLLMPVYREYRLAGILNLINRTKLSPVFEWESGKLAVKMGDRDNLITSLSGGNQQKVLIARAFAEKPAVLVLNDPARGIDIGAKLDLYRNLRDFASRGNAVVFLSSEIEEFLNLCSRVEVFRNGSISSQFEPPYDSHAILNAMFGRRASARLPGEAGGDGEEGAALAPMAAATVRLPFEQGRPMPRPVPLSPRQDPPREAAVMAFKLQAPDIAPGQIIPGRFAEENKRSPRLVWSGVPEGTRSFALAITDPDLPEAFKFPRAFAHWLVHDIPAGVRELPEGASGGALMPKGAVELNSDYVTFGIPGFGRGYGGPWPPDRQHRYVFTLYALKTERLAIAPDADLTAFAAAVMPVAIDMASFVALYGPAKKPLPH